A window of the Armatimonadota bacterium genome harbors these coding sequences:
- a CDS encoding J domain-containing protein — MNLSEARAILGVAADAPLDEVRRRYLELAQANHPDRQPPDRRDRAGQVTGSLNAAWELVRADREARGEDAFRPDSGPAVRAERPAPFVPDPEAASAAAAALGAKAAQRTRRIQRRRRIVILICVAAVALLVWRSLPRYEATASPATAPPQIVPAPTIGLLQQIDTSGLRWGVAEPDLVSGLVANRTGQRILGHVTLHMVAWNVDAPRHVVTRSFPLWADWPPGAVEPISVVCGLRYGAGRFPVGRGTCCLWFEPAGYSAYRMLTATFRDGRGCVVQAFPGTSQHDLRLVARRFASGNPLLFSADDLRGPVSITSASR, encoded by the coding sequence ATGAACCTTTCGGAAGCGCGGGCCATCCTCGGAGTTGCCGCCGATGCGCCGCTCGACGAAGTACGCCGTCGCTACCTCGAGTTGGCGCAAGCCAACCACCCCGATCGGCAGCCGCCGGATCGCCGTGACCGCGCCGGCCAGGTCACCGGCTCTCTGAACGCCGCCTGGGAATTGGTCCGTGCGGACCGTGAGGCCCGCGGCGAAGATGCTTTCCGCCCGGATTCCGGACCGGCGGTCCGGGCAGAACGACCCGCCCCATTTGTACCGGACCCCGAAGCAGCATCCGCTGCCGCCGCGGCGCTGGGCGCGAAGGCCGCGCAGCGCACCCGGCGCATCCAGCGTCGACGGCGGATTGTCATCCTGATCTGCGTTGCGGCCGTCGCGCTGCTGGTATGGCGCAGCCTGCCGCGCTACGAGGCGACAGCGTCACCTGCCACGGCGCCGCCGCAGATCGTCCCAGCGCCTACCATCGGCCTGCTGCAACAGATCGATACCTCCGGTCTGCGTTGGGGCGTGGCCGAGCCGGACTTGGTATCGGGACTGGTGGCCAACCGAACCGGCCAGCGGATCCTTGGCCACGTTACGCTGCATATGGTTGCGTGGAACGTGGATGCTCCGCGACACGTTGTAACGCGCTCGTTCCCACTGTGGGCCGACTGGCCGCCTGGGGCGGTAGAACCGATATCGGTTGTCTGCGGGCTGCGATATGGCGCCGGCCGGTTTCCGGTTGGCCGAGGAACCTGCTGCCTCTGGTTCGAGCCTGCCGGCTATTCGGCCTATCGCATGTTGACCGCAACATTCCGCGACGGGCGCGGCTGTGTGGTCCAGGCGTTTCCCGGTACATCGCAGCACGACCTGCGCCTTGTAGCGAGGAGGTTTGCATCCGGCAATCCGCTCCTCTTCAGCGCGGATGACCTGCGCGGGCCGGTTTCAATTACGAGCGCTTCGCGCTGA
- the trpE gene encoding anthranilate synthase component I: MQISPSKEEFIRLARPGSLAPITAEILADRITPVSAYDRLVAAEGGDTPWAFLLESVTGGEQLARYTFLGVSPTCIYRCRAGSWSISNRGENTVGVLADGEDPLTPLKKLMQARPYVGRADLPRFCGGAVGFLSYDAVRYFEELPDSNPDDLEVDDACFFITDRLVIFDHVRRRMVLLCNAQVEQDPGEAWEAAATGIAQLAAALKRPAPAPELRPVDTSEVVPAPHSSIERYQAAVGRCVEYILAGDAFQIVLSERFTVELNCRPFDVYRALRSVNPSPYMYYLQMGPDRMIGSSPEILVTVNGSEVCVRPIAGTRWRGKTPEEDAALEGELLADTKELAEHVMLVDLGRNDVGRVCDYGSVRVDQLMAVERYSHVMHIVSNVLGHLRDDRDLFDAIRACFPAGTVSGAPKVRAMEIIDELETVRRGFYAGCVGYIGFDGGMDMAITIRTLWARGNTATLQAGSGIVADSTPEYEYQECLNKAGALVRAIEMARAGLD; encoded by the coding sequence ATGCAGATCTCCCCATCCAAAGAAGAGTTTATCCGGCTCGCGCGGCCGGGCAGTCTGGCGCCAATTACGGCCGAGATACTCGCCGACCGCATCACGCCCGTCTCCGCCTATGATCGCCTGGTAGCGGCCGAGGGCGGTGATACGCCCTGGGCCTTTCTGCTGGAGAGCGTGACCGGCGGTGAGCAGCTTGCCCGATACACCTTTCTTGGAGTAAGCCCCACCTGCATTTACCGGTGCCGGGCTGGATCGTGGAGCATCAGCAATCGCGGCGAAAACACCGTTGGCGTGCTGGCTGATGGCGAAGACCCGCTCACACCGCTGAAGAAGTTGATGCAGGCACGGCCGTACGTTGGGCGCGCCGACCTGCCTCGGTTCTGCGGTGGCGCGGTCGGCTTCCTCAGTTACGACGCTGTGCGGTATTTCGAGGAGCTACCCGATAGCAACCCAGACGATCTGGAGGTGGATGACGCGTGTTTCTTCATCACCGACCGCCTGGTGATCTTCGATCACGTTCGCCGGCGGATGGTGCTGCTCTGCAATGCACAGGTGGAACAGGATCCCGGCGAGGCGTGGGAAGCCGCGGCCACCGGAATCGCGCAGCTCGCAGCGGCGCTCAAGCGACCGGCACCGGCTCCGGAGTTACGCCCGGTGGATACCTCCGAGGTTGTACCGGCGCCACACTCCAGCATTGAGCGGTATCAGGCGGCTGTTGGCAGGTGCGTAGAGTACATTCTGGCCGGCGACGCATTCCAGATTGTGCTCTCCGAGCGCTTCACGGTGGAGTTGAACTGCCGTCCGTTTGACGTCTATCGCGCCCTGCGCTCGGTCAATCCATCGCCCTACATGTACTATCTTCAGATGGGTCCCGACCGGATGATCGGATCATCGCCGGAGATCCTGGTAACCGTGAATGGCAGCGAGGTCTGCGTTCGGCCGATAGCGGGTACGCGCTGGCGAGGCAAGACACCCGAGGAGGACGCGGCGCTTGAGGGCGAACTGCTTGCCGATACGAAGGAGTTGGCGGAGCACGTGATGCTGGTGGATCTCGGGCGCAACGATGTGGGGCGCGTGTGCGATTACGGCTCCGTTCGCGTTGATCAACTGATGGCGGTGGAGCGTTATTCTCACGTGATGCACATTGTCTCCAATGTGCTGGGCCACCTGAGAGACGACCGCGACCTGTTCGATGCGATCCGGGCATGTTTCCCAGCCGGCACGGTGTCCGGGGCGCCGAAGGTACGCGCTATGGAGATCATTGACGAACTGGAAACAGTGCGCCGCGGCTTTTACGCCGGATGTGTGGGCTACATCGGCTTTGATGGCGGTATGGATATGGCGATAACCATCCGCACGCTTTGGGCGCGCGGAAACACTGCCACGCTGCAGGCCGGCAGCGGCATTGTGGCAGACAGCACCCCCGAGTACGAATACCAGGAGTGTCTCAACAAAGCGGGCGCCCTGGTGCGCGCCATCGAAATGGCGCGTGCCGGGCTGGATTGA
- a CDS encoding Gfo/Idh/MocA family oxidoreductase, producing MPTTRRRFLEESLISAAAAVVAARDADGGIPNRRVAPNDRVRIAVAGIHGRGKDHIRAWCRPGVEITAICDVDTALIPAAQDLAVKGGQRRPKAYQDIRRLLDHHVCDAISIATPNHWHALAGVWAMQAGLDVYVEKPVSHEVTEGRRLVEAARKYMRICQAGTQIRSSAGSRAAIDFIHSGGIGKVYLARGLCYKRRTSIGIYPDSPPPPELDYDIWLGPAPERPFNRNRFLYNWHWWWDYGNGDMGNQGIHQMDVARWALNQAGLPHSVMALGGRFGYTDAGETPNTLLSFFDYGAAHLIFEVRGLPTADLLGVRIGDIVYGDKGYVAFTSYDDAVAVDMAGNTIRHFHGGGDHFGNFLKAVRSRRWQDLHADILQGHISSALVHIANISYRLGKTTPFSQKSAAFGDDKDAYATFAAFEKHLADDGVSLADSAYLLGPKLPFDPRHERFEAHGAGAERAGDPDWRNMAAQANSMLTRKYRAPFVVPEKV from the coding sequence ATGCCCACAACCCGGCGGCGGTTTCTGGAGGAGTCGCTCATCAGCGCGGCAGCGGCAGTCGTGGCGGCCCGCGACGCGGATGGCGGAATACCGAACCGACGGGTTGCCCCCAACGACCGCGTTCGCATTGCAGTTGCCGGTATCCATGGGCGCGGGAAGGACCATATCCGCGCCTGGTGCCGGCCGGGAGTGGAGATCACCGCGATCTGCGACGTGGATACCGCCCTGATCCCGGCCGCGCAGGATCTGGCTGTAAAGGGTGGCCAGCGCCGACCGAAGGCGTATCAGGACATTCGCCGTCTCCTGGACCACCATGTGTGCGACGCCATTTCGATCGCAACGCCCAACCACTGGCACGCGCTCGCCGGAGTGTGGGCCATGCAGGCCGGGCTGGACGTGTATGTGGAAAAGCCGGTGAGCCATGAAGTAACGGAGGGCCGCCGCCTGGTTGAAGCGGCTCGAAAGTATATGAGAATCTGCCAGGCCGGCACACAGATCCGGTCCTCCGCAGGGTCTCGGGCTGCGATCGACTTCATTCACTCCGGCGGCATTGGTAAGGTTTACCTCGCGCGCGGCCTTTGTTACAAGCGGCGGACCAGCATCGGTATCTATCCCGACTCTCCGCCACCGCCTGAGCTGGATTACGATATCTGGCTCGGGCCGGCGCCGGAGCGGCCGTTCAACCGAAACCGGTTTCTGTACAACTGGCACTGGTGGTGGGATTACGGCAACGGCGATATGGGCAATCAGGGGATTCACCAGATGGATGTTGCCCGGTGGGCGCTCAATCAGGCCGGCCTGCCGCACTCGGTAATGGCCCTTGGCGGGCGATTCGGGTACACCGACGCCGGCGAGACGCCGAATACGCTGCTCTCGTTCTTCGACTATGGCGCCGCGCACCTGATCTTTGAAGTGCGGGGCCTGCCCACCGCGGACCTCCTTGGTGTGCGGATCGGCGACATTGTCTACGGTGACAAGGGCTACGTAGCGTTCACATCCTACGACGACGCCGTCGCCGTGGATATGGCTGGAAACACGATCCGTCACTTCCATGGTGGTGGCGACCACTTCGGCAACTTCCTGAAGGCAGTCCGAAGTCGGAGGTGGCAGGATCTCCATGCCGATATCCTGCAGGGCCACATCTCCAGCGCTCTGGTGCATATCGCCAACATTTCGTACCGCCTGGGCAAAACCACGCCGTTCTCTCAGAAGTCCGCCGCGTTCGGCGACGATAAAGATGCTTACGCAACATTCGCAGCCTTTGAGAAACACCTGGCGGATGACGGCGTGTCACTAGCCGATAGCGCCTACCTTCTGGGTCCGAAGCTGCCGTTCGATCCGCGTCACGAGCGGTTTGAGGCTCACGGCGCCGGCGCCGAGCGCGCCGGCGATCCGGATTGGCGCAATATGGCGGCCCAGGCCAACTCGATGCTCACGCGCAAGTACCGAGCGCCGTTTGTGGTGCCGGAGAAGGTTTAA
- a CDS encoding GNAT family N-acetyltransferase produces the protein MITEPIGGAAQPRDLPPGIRVRSGTVDDEFASFEVMRRSFGSDVGWSAHAAIRHHLRESPGAAFFVAEEQPRFGAARVVGYARSLVRDAHWMLTEFFLIPSWSGRGIGTALLRACLNSGRAARSRFILASEDRSADALYIRHALLLPRMPMMLFTGPLASLANQWRPDRVALSDADAHAGAPLVAEPMVPEPHVLDALDVLDRGTLGYARRPEHLFWMQDSGGPHGASRLFRDVTLPGSPIVAYGYIGPNASGPILTIGAGMQPDIVAALCRRAQDGVRPHAGGQQAPINETHWAVAGTNEVMLRWLLGAGWRIGFQYLYMSSHDAPHFERYVCCTPLYVM, from the coding sequence ATGATAACGGAACCCATCGGTGGCGCCGCCCAGCCGCGTGATCTACCGCCCGGCATCCGGGTACGGTCCGGCACGGTGGATGATGAGTTTGCCTCCTTTGAGGTCATGCGCCGGTCATTCGGCTCCGATGTCGGCTGGAGCGCGCATGCCGCGATCCGGCATCATTTGCGGGAATCTCCCGGCGCCGCATTTTTTGTTGCCGAGGAGCAGCCACGCTTCGGCGCTGCCCGCGTCGTTGGCTACGCACGCTCGCTCGTGCGCGACGCACACTGGATGTTGACCGAGTTCTTCCTGATTCCTTCATGGAGCGGTCGCGGTATCGGTACGGCGTTACTGCGGGCATGCCTTAACTCGGGACGGGCAGCACGCTCGCGATTTATCCTGGCATCTGAGGATCGCTCGGCAGATGCCCTCTATATCCGGCATGCGCTCCTGCTGCCGCGGATGCCGATGATGCTCTTTACGGGTCCACTTGCGAGCCTTGCCAATCAATGGCGGCCGGACCGCGTGGCTCTCAGCGATGCCGACGCGCACGCCGGCGCACCACTGGTCGCCGAGCCAATGGTTCCAGAGCCACACGTGCTGGATGCACTGGACGTCCTTGATCGCGGTACGCTGGGTTATGCGCGCCGGCCCGAGCATCTGTTCTGGATGCAGGATTCGGGTGGACCACACGGAGCCTCCCGGCTCTTTCGCGATGTGACGCTCCCGGGCTCACCGATTGTTGCCTACGGTTATATCGGGCCAAACGCCAGCGGTCCCATACTCACTATCGGCGCGGGTATGCAGCCGGATATCGTGGCCGCGCTGTGCCGCCGGGCGCAGGATGGCGTGCGACCCCACGCCGGCGGCCAACAGGCGCCGATCAACGAAACCCATTGGGCAGTTGCGGGCACCAACGAGGTGATGCTTCGGTGGCTGCTGGGCGCTGGCTGGCGGATCGGTTTCCAATACCTGTACATGTCGTCGCACGACGCCCCGCATTTCGAAAGGTACGTTTGCTGCACGCCGCTCTATGTGATGTAG